The Streptomyces spororaveus genome includes a region encoding these proteins:
- a CDS encoding glycerol-3-phosphate dehydrogenase/oxidase, whose protein sequence is MRTATLGPVQRAEALTRMAERELDVLVVGAGVVGAGTALDAVTRGLSTGLVEARDWASGTSSRSSKLIHGGLRYLEMLDFALVREALKERGLLLERLAPHLVRPVPFLYPLQHKGWERIYAGAGVAMYDAMSVSSGHGRGLPVHRHLSRGRALRVAPALRKDALVGALQYYDAQMDDARYVTTLVRTAAAYGAHCANRARVVGFLREGERVVGARVRDVEGGVEYEIRAKQVVNATGVWTDDTQALIGERGQFHVRASKGIHLVVPKDRIHSSTGLILRTEKSVLFVIPWGRHWIVGTTDTDWDLDKAHPAASSADIDYLLEHVNSVLAVPLTRDDVQGVYAGLRPLLAGESDATSKLSREHTVAHPVPGLVVVAGGKYTTYRVMAKDAVDEAVHGLDQRVAECVTEDVPLVGAEGYRALWNGRARIAARAGLHVVRVEHLLNRFGSLTEELLDLMAADPGLREPVSGADDYLRAEIVYAASHEGARHLDDVLTRRTRISIETFDRGTRSARECAELMAPVLGWDKQQIEKEVEHYEKRVQAERESQRQPDDQTADAARLGAPDIVPL, encoded by the coding sequence GTGAGGACAGCGACACTGGGGCCGGTGCAGCGGGCCGAGGCCCTCACCCGGATGGCCGAGCGGGAACTGGACGTGCTGGTGGTGGGCGCGGGCGTGGTGGGCGCCGGCACCGCGCTCGACGCCGTGACGCGCGGCCTGTCGACCGGGCTGGTGGAGGCGCGTGACTGGGCCTCGGGCACCTCCAGCCGCTCCAGCAAGCTGATCCACGGCGGCCTGCGGTACCTGGAGATGCTCGATTTCGCCCTCGTGCGCGAGGCGCTGAAGGAGCGCGGCCTGCTGCTGGAGCGCCTCGCCCCGCACCTGGTGAGGCCCGTGCCCTTCCTGTACCCCTTGCAGCACAAGGGCTGGGAGCGGATCTACGCCGGAGCGGGCGTCGCGATGTACGACGCGATGTCGGTCTCCAGCGGCCACGGACGCGGCCTGCCCGTGCACCGGCACCTGTCGCGGGGACGTGCGCTACGGGTGGCGCCGGCGCTCCGCAAGGACGCACTGGTGGGGGCCCTGCAGTACTACGACGCCCAGATGGACGACGCGCGCTACGTCACCACGCTGGTGCGCACGGCCGCCGCGTACGGGGCGCACTGCGCCAATCGGGCGAGGGTCGTCGGCTTCCTGCGCGAGGGCGAACGGGTGGTCGGCGCGCGGGTACGGGACGTGGAAGGCGGAGTCGAGTACGAGATCCGCGCGAAGCAGGTCGTGAACGCGACGGGGGTGTGGACGGACGACACCCAGGCGCTGATCGGGGAACGCGGCCAGTTCCACGTGCGGGCCTCGAAGGGCATCCATCTGGTCGTACCGAAGGACCGGATCCATTCGAGCACCGGGCTGATCCTGCGGACCGAGAAGTCGGTGCTGTTCGTCATCCCGTGGGGCCGGCACTGGATCGTGGGGACCACGGACACCGACTGGGACCTGGACAAGGCGCATCCGGCGGCGTCGAGCGCCGACATCGACTACCTGCTGGAGCACGTGAACTCGGTGCTGGCGGTGCCGCTCACGCGTGACGACGTCCAGGGCGTGTACGCGGGCCTGCGGCCGCTGCTGGCCGGGGAGTCGGACGCGACGAGCAAGCTGTCGCGCGAGCACACGGTGGCGCACCCGGTGCCGGGGCTGGTGGTGGTCGCCGGCGGCAAGTACACGACGTACCGGGTCATGGCGAAGGACGCGGTCGACGAGGCGGTGCACGGCCTGGACCAGCGCGTCGCGGAATGCGTGACGGAGGACGTGCCGCTGGTGGGGGCGGAGGGGTACCGGGCCCTGTGGAACGGGCGGGCGCGGATCGCGGCCCGGGCGGGCCTTCATGTGGTGCGGGTGGAACACCTGTTGAACCGCTTCGGGTCGCTGACGGAGGAACTGCTGGACCTGATGGCCGCCGATCCGGGACTGCGGGAGCCGGTGTCCGGGGCGGACGACTACCTGCGCGCGGAAATCGTGTACGCGGCCTCGCACGAGGGGGCCCGGCACCTGGACGACGTGCTGACGCGGCGGACGCGGATCTCGATCGAGACCTTCGACCGGGGGACGCGGTCGGCGCGGGAATGTGCGGAGTTGATGGCTCCGGTTCTGGGGTGGGACAAGCAGCAGATCGAGAAGGAAGTGGAGCACTACGAGAAGCGGGTCCAGGCCGAGCGGGAATCGCAGCGCCAGCCGGACGACCAGACGGCGGACGCGGCGCGGCTGGGGGCGCCCGACATCGTTCCGTTGTAA
- a CDS encoding GuaB3 family IMP dehydrogenase-related protein: MTEIEIGRGKRGRRAYAFDDIAIVPSRRTRDPKEVSIAWQIDAYRFELPFLAAPMDSVVSPQTAIRIGELGGLGVLNLEGLWTRYEDPQPLLDEITELDEEAATRRLQEIYSAPIQADLIRQRIKEVRDSGVVTAAALSPQRTAEFSKAVVDAGVDIFVIRGTTVSAEHVSGAAEPLNLKQFIYELDVPVIVGGCATYTAALHLMRTGAAGVLVGFGGGAAHTTRNVLGIQVPMATAVADVAAARRDYMDESGGRYVHVIADGGVGWSGDIPKAVACGADAVMMGSPLARATDAPGKGNHWGMEAVHEDVPRGKKVDLGTVGTTEEILTGPSHTPDGSMNIFGALRRSMATTGYSELKEFQRVEVTIADSQHSR, translated from the coding sequence GTGACTGAGATCGAGATCGGGCGCGGCAAGCGCGGCCGCAGGGCGTACGCGTTCGACGACATCGCCATCGTCCCGAGCCGGCGTACCCGGGACCCGAAGGAGGTCTCGATCGCCTGGCAGATCGACGCATACCGCTTCGAGCTCCCCTTCCTGGCCGCCCCCATGGACTCGGTCGTCTCCCCGCAGACCGCCATCCGCATCGGCGAGCTCGGCGGCCTCGGCGTGCTGAACCTCGAAGGCCTGTGGACCCGGTACGAGGACCCGCAGCCGCTGCTCGACGAGATCACGGAGCTGGACGAGGAGGCGGCCACCCGCCGCCTCCAGGAGATCTACTCCGCGCCGATCCAGGCGGACCTGATCCGGCAGCGGATCAAGGAGGTGCGCGACTCGGGCGTCGTCACCGCCGCCGCGCTCTCCCCGCAGCGTACGGCCGAGTTCTCCAAGGCCGTCGTCGACGCGGGCGTGGACATCTTCGTGATCCGCGGCACCACCGTGTCGGCCGAGCACGTGTCGGGCGCCGCCGAACCGCTGAACCTCAAGCAGTTCATCTACGAGCTCGACGTCCCGGTCATCGTCGGCGGCTGCGCCACCTACACGGCGGCCCTGCACCTGATGCGCACCGGCGCGGCCGGTGTCCTCGTCGGCTTCGGCGGCGGCGCCGCGCACACCACGCGCAACGTGCTCGGCATCCAGGTCCCGATGGCGACCGCCGTCGCGGACGTGGCCGCGGCCCGCCGCGACTACATGGACGAGTCCGGCGGCCGCTACGTGCACGTCATCGCCGACGGCGGCGTGGGCTGGTCGGGCGACATCCCGAAGGCCGTCGCCTGCGGCGCCGACGCCGTGATGATGGGCTCCCCGCTGGCCCGCGCCACCGACGCGCCCGGCAAGGGCAACCACTGGGGCATGGAGGCCGTCCACGAGGACGTGCCGCGCGGCAAGAAGGTCGACCTCGGCACCGTGGGCACCACCGAGGAGATCCTCACCGGTCCCTCGCACACCCCGGACGGGTCGATGAACATCTTCGGCGCCCTGCGCCGCTCGATGGCCACCACCGGCTACAGCGAGCTCAAAGAGTTCCAGCGGGTCGAGGTCACGATCGCGGACTCGCAGCACAGCCGCTGA
- a CDS encoding ester cyclase, translated as MIDYETTRFDEMNALIDRWAEQSSGRRTATHTMIGQDREARNHYVDMVEFASYEEAMKNSQLPETDRMFQQMVALCEGMPKFMNLDVVRDEHLNKQLAHRVFQEAAMEGNMSVLDECFASNYIDHDVSKEESTVIGRDAMRSDMETWRAAFDMTFEPTAQLAEGDLVTTVWNWRGTHNKGPFMGVAPTGKTYEMSGSTTFRCLGGEIVEGWWHYNPGALQRQMGGTGTPYGT; from the coding sequence GTGATCGATTATGAGACGACGCGGTTCGATGAGATGAACGCCCTCATCGACCGCTGGGCGGAGCAGAGCAGCGGCAGGCGCACCGCCACGCACACGATGATCGGCCAGGACCGCGAAGCCCGGAACCACTACGTGGACATGGTGGAGTTCGCGTCGTACGAGGAGGCCATGAAGAACTCCCAACTCCCCGAGACCGACCGGATGTTCCAGCAGATGGTGGCCCTCTGCGAAGGAATGCCGAAGTTCATGAACCTCGACGTGGTCCGCGACGAACACCTCAACAAGCAGCTCGCCCACCGGGTGTTCCAGGAAGCCGCCATGGAAGGGAACATGAGCGTCCTCGACGAGTGCTTCGCTTCGAACTACATCGACCACGACGTCAGCAAGGAGGAGTCCACCGTCATCGGACGCGACGCCATGCGCTCGGACATGGAGACCTGGCGCGCGGCCTTCGACATGACCTTCGAGCCGACGGCCCAGCTGGCCGAGGGCGATCTGGTCACCACGGTGTGGAACTGGCGCGGCACCCACAACAAGGGTCCGTTCATGGGGGTCGCACCGACCGGGAAGACGTACGAGATGTCGGGGAGCACCACCTTCCGCTGCCTGGGCGGCGAGATCGTCGAGGGCTGGTGGCACTACAACCCCGGAGCCCTGCAACGGCAGATGGGCGGAACGGGCACCCCCTACGGAACCTGA
- a CDS encoding nucleotide sugar dehydrogenase has product MPADLAVIGLGHLGLPLAQAAVAAGIETVGYDSGPVTDSTLTAAEIRRMSAAGFRVTTNPAELGRVRTAVICAPTQLGADRALDLSAVGEAGHALAARLRPHTTVILESAVHPGVTEDYLRPILEAGSGLRAGRDFHLAYSPSRHDPGNRTHGISNTPKVIGGLTPACTESAHAFYARLTEKVVRARGLREAETVQLLETNYRHVNIALMNEMAVLCHDLGVDLWDVIRCAETKPYGFQAFRPGPGVGGHGVPLDPNYLPHTTRTPGHPLRMVGLAQEINNRMPQYVIQRSATLLNEHGKSARGARVLLLGVTYKPDLADQEGSPAREIASRLLDLGALISYHDPYITGWRVRDQPVPRAESLYEAAANADLTILLQHHRTYDLQGLAVKAQLLLDTRGASPVGAAHRL; this is encoded by the coding sequence ATGCCCGCAGATCTCGCCGTCATCGGACTCGGCCATCTCGGCCTCCCACTCGCCCAGGCGGCCGTCGCCGCCGGAATCGAGACGGTCGGCTACGACAGCGGTCCGGTCACGGACTCCACCCTCACCGCCGCCGAGATCCGCCGCATGTCGGCGGCCGGCTTCCGGGTCACCACCAACCCCGCCGAACTCGGCCGGGTCCGCACGGCCGTCATCTGCGCACCCACCCAGCTCGGCGCCGACCGCGCACTGGACCTCTCCGCCGTCGGCGAGGCCGGCCACGCGCTCGCCGCCCGGCTGCGCCCCCACACCACCGTGATCCTCGAATCCGCCGTCCACCCGGGCGTCACCGAGGACTACCTCCGCCCGATCCTCGAAGCCGGATCCGGGCTGCGGGCAGGCCGGGACTTCCACCTGGCCTACTCCCCCAGCCGCCACGACCCGGGCAACCGCACCCACGGCATCTCCAACACCCCCAAGGTGATCGGCGGCCTCACCCCCGCCTGCACGGAGTCCGCGCACGCCTTCTACGCCCGCCTCACCGAGAAGGTGGTCCGCGCCCGCGGGCTGCGCGAGGCCGAGACCGTACAGCTCCTCGAAACGAACTACCGCCACGTCAACATCGCCCTCATGAACGAGATGGCGGTGCTCTGCCACGACCTCGGCGTCGACCTGTGGGACGTCATCCGCTGCGCCGAGACCAAGCCCTACGGATTCCAGGCCTTCCGCCCCGGCCCCGGCGTCGGCGGCCACGGCGTCCCGCTCGACCCGAACTACCTCCCGCACACCACGCGCACCCCGGGGCACCCCCTGCGCATGGTCGGGCTGGCGCAGGAGATCAACAACCGGATGCCGCAGTACGTCATCCAGCGCTCGGCCACCCTGCTGAACGAGCACGGCAAATCCGCCCGCGGGGCCCGCGTCCTGCTCCTCGGCGTCACCTACAAGCCCGACCTGGCCGACCAGGAGGGCTCCCCGGCCCGCGAGATCGCCAGCCGCCTCCTCGACCTGGGCGCGCTGATCAGCTACCACGACCCGTACATCACGGGCTGGCGGGTCAGGGACCAGCCGGTCCCCCGCGCCGAGTCGCTGTACGAGGCCGCCGCGAACGCGGACCTGACCATCCTGCTCCAGCACCACCGCACCTACGACCTGCAGGGCCTCGCCGTGAAGGCCCAGCTGCTCCTGGACACCCGCGGCGCCAGCCCGGTGGGCGCGGCCCACCGCCTCTGA
- a CDS encoding LysR family transcriptional regulator, translated as MIEARHLRVLRAVAGTGSFSAAARELGCTQPAVSQQMKALEQSAGTPLLIRTGREMRLTQAGEALVRHAAGILAGLTAAEEEVAAIAGLRAGRVRLVSFPSGSSTLVPTALAAMRAEHPGTRISLVEAEPPRSVEMLREGDCDLALAFRYGGASHSAAEWDDLVVRPLLTDRLVGLVPEGHRLAGAERVGMAELADEPWIAGCPRCRRHLVEVCEGAGFTPRIDFATDDYPAVVGLVGAGLGVAVLPELAVESVRAKGVSTVAVEPAVEREVVALTLPDLARVPAVAATLAELERAAAR; from the coding sequence GTGATCGAAGCACGCCATCTCCGGGTTCTGCGCGCTGTCGCCGGTACCGGGTCCTTCTCCGCCGCGGCCCGCGAGCTCGGCTGCACCCAGCCCGCCGTCTCCCAGCAGATGAAGGCGCTGGAGCAGTCGGCCGGTACCCCGTTGCTCATCCGCACGGGCCGCGAGATGCGGCTGACCCAGGCGGGCGAGGCCCTGGTCCGCCATGCCGCCGGGATCCTGGCCGGGCTGACCGCCGCCGAGGAGGAGGTCGCGGCCATCGCCGGGCTGCGCGCGGGCCGGGTCCGGCTCGTGTCCTTCCCCAGCGGCAGCTCCACGCTGGTGCCGACCGCGCTCGCGGCGATGCGCGCCGAGCACCCCGGAACCCGTATCTCGCTGGTCGAGGCGGAGCCGCCGCGTTCGGTGGAGATGCTGCGCGAGGGCGACTGCGACCTGGCGCTGGCCTTCCGCTACGGCGGGGCGTCCCACTCCGCCGCGGAGTGGGACGACCTCGTGGTGCGGCCGCTGCTGACCGACCGGCTCGTCGGGCTGGTCCCGGAGGGGCACCGGCTGGCCGGGGCGGAGCGCGTGGGCATGGCGGAGCTGGCGGACGAGCCCTGGATCGCGGGTTGTCCGCGCTGCCGCCGTCATCTCGTGGAGGTGTGCGAGGGTGCGGGCTTCACCCCGCGCATCGACTTCGCCACCGACGACTACCCGGCGGTGGTCGGACTGGTCGGCGCCGGGCTGGGCGTGGCGGTGCTGCCGGAGCTCGCGGTGGAGTCCGTACGGGCCAAGGGCGTGAGCACGGTGGCGGTCGAGCCGGCCGTCGAGCGTGAGGTCGTGGCGCTGACCCTGCCCGACCTGGCCCGGGTGCCGGCCGTGGCCGCGACCCTGGCCGAGCTGGAGCGGGCGGCCGCGCGCTGA
- the guaB gene encoding IMP dehydrogenase has translation MTADGVPDKFATLGLTYDDVLLLPGASDMSPDAIDTSSLISRNVRVNVPLLSAAMDKVTEARMAIAMARQGGVGVLHRNLSIADQANQVDLVKRSESGMVTDPITVHPDATLREADQLCAKFRISGVPVTDPAGKLLGIVTNRDMAFESDRSRQVREVMTPMPLVTGKVGISGVDAMELLRRHKIEKLPLVDDAGILKGLITVKDFVKAEKYPNAAKDKGGRLLVGAAVGVAGDAYERAQALIEAGADFIVVDTAHGHSRLVGDMVAKIKSNSTVDVIGGNVATRDGAQALIDAGCDGIKVGVGPGSICTTRVVAGIGVPQVTAIYEASLAAKAAGVPVIGDGGLQYSGDIAKALVAGADTVMLGSLLAGCEESPGELLFINGKQFKSYRGMGSLGAMQSRGEQKSFSKDRYFQEGVGGDDKLIPEGIEGQVPYRGPLSAVVHQLVGGLRQSMFYVGGRTVPELQDRGRFVRITSAGLKESHPHDIQMTVEAPNYSRKG, from the coding sequence ATGACCGCCGACGGAGTGCCCGACAAATTCGCCACGCTCGGACTGACCTACGACGACGTGCTGCTGCTGCCGGGCGCGTCGGACATGTCGCCTGACGCGATCGACACCTCTTCCCTCATCTCGCGCAACGTGCGCGTCAACGTTCCGCTGCTGTCCGCCGCCATGGACAAGGTCACCGAGGCCCGCATGGCCATCGCCATGGCCCGTCAGGGCGGCGTCGGCGTGCTGCACCGCAACCTCTCCATCGCCGACCAGGCCAACCAGGTCGACCTGGTCAAGCGCTCCGAGTCCGGCATGGTCACCGACCCGATCACGGTGCACCCGGACGCGACGCTGCGCGAGGCCGACCAGCTCTGCGCGAAGTTCCGCATCTCCGGCGTCCCGGTCACCGACCCCGCCGGCAAGCTGCTGGGCATCGTCACCAACCGCGACATGGCCTTCGAGTCGGACCGCAGCCGCCAGGTGCGCGAGGTCATGACCCCGATGCCGCTGGTCACGGGCAAGGTCGGCATCTCCGGCGTGGACGCCATGGAGCTGCTGCGCCGCCACAAGATCGAGAAGCTTCCGCTGGTCGACGACGCGGGCATCCTCAAGGGCCTCATCACGGTCAAGGACTTCGTCAAGGCCGAGAAGTACCCGAACGCCGCCAAGGACAAGGGCGGCCGGCTCCTCGTCGGTGCGGCCGTCGGCGTCGCCGGCGACGCGTACGAGCGCGCCCAGGCCCTGATCGAGGCGGGCGCCGACTTCATCGTCGTCGACACCGCCCACGGTCACTCCCGCCTGGTCGGCGACATGGTCGCCAAGATCAAGTCGAACTCCACCGTCGACGTCATCGGCGGCAACGTCGCCACGCGCGACGGCGCCCAGGCGCTGATCGACGCCGGCTGCGACGGCATCAAGGTCGGCGTCGGCCCCGGCTCCATCTGCACCACCCGCGTCGTCGCCGGCATCGGCGTCCCGCAGGTCACCGCGATCTACGAGGCCTCGCTCGCCGCCAAGGCGGCCGGTGTCCCGGTCATCGGCGACGGCGGCCTCCAGTACTCCGGCGACATCGCCAAGGCCCTGGTCGCGGGCGCCGACACGGTGATGCTCGGCTCGCTGCTCGCGGGCTGCGAGGAGTCCCCGGGCGAGCTGCTCTTCATCAACGGCAAGCAGTTCAAGTCGTACCGCGGCATGGGTTCGCTCGGCGCGATGCAGTCCCGCGGCGAGCAGAAGTCCTTCTCCAAGGACCGCTACTTCCAGGAGGGCGTGGGCGGCGACGACAAGCTCATCCCCGAGGGCATCGAGGGCCAGGTCCCCTACCGCGGCCCGCTGTCCGCGGTCGTGCACCAGCTCGTCGGCGGCCTGCGCCAGTCGATGTTCTACGTCGGCGGCCGTACGGTCCCCGAGCTGCAGGACCGCGGCCGGTTCGTCCGGATCACCTCGGCGGGCCTCAAGGAGAGCCACCCGCACGACATCCAGATGACGGTCGAGGCGCCGAACTACTCCCGCAAGGGCTGA
- a CDS encoding SDR family NAD(P)-dependent oxidoreductase — protein MTTALITGSTAGIGAAFARRLAAQGHNLVLVARDTKRLGEQATELHDRHGIEAEVLAADLSTEEGITAVEQRLGDRTHPVDLLVNNAGFGNKGRYLEVPMADELTMLKVHIEAVLRLTSAATESMRSRGRGGVINVASVAAFLPRGTYGASKAWVVQFTQGAARDLTDSGVRLMALCPGFVRTEFHQRAGMGTDNIPGWMWLDADKLVATALADLARGKTVSIPDPRYKALMGVVKLTPRGLLGGMSSRTGRKYGPQ, from the coding sequence ATGACGACTGCGTTGATCACGGGATCCACGGCGGGCATCGGCGCCGCCTTCGCCCGGCGGCTGGCCGCCCAGGGACACAATCTGGTGCTGGTGGCACGGGATACGAAGCGGCTCGGCGAGCAGGCCACCGAGCTGCACGACCGGCATGGCATCGAGGCCGAGGTACTGGCCGCCGACCTCTCCACGGAGGAGGGCATCACGGCGGTGGAGCAGCGCCTGGGCGACCGCACCCACCCGGTGGACCTGCTGGTCAACAACGCGGGCTTCGGCAACAAGGGCCGCTACCTCGAAGTGCCCATGGCCGATGAGCTGACCATGCTGAAGGTGCACATCGAGGCGGTCCTGCGGCTGACCTCGGCGGCCACGGAATCGATGCGCTCGCGCGGCCGCGGCGGTGTGATCAACGTGGCCTCGGTGGCCGCCTTCCTACCGCGCGGCACGTACGGAGCGAGCAAGGCGTGGGTCGTGCAGTTCACCCAGGGCGCGGCGCGGGACCTGACGGACTCCGGGGTGCGGCTGATGGCGCTGTGCCCCGGCTTCGTCCGGACGGAGTTCCACCAGCGGGCCGGCATGGGTACCGACAACATCCCCGGCTGGATGTGGCTGGACGCGGACAAGCTGGTGGCCACGGCTCTGGCCGACCTGGCCCGCGGGAAGACGGTGTCGATCCCGGACCCGCGGTACAAGGCGCTGATGGGCGTGGTGAAGCTGACGCCGCGCGGACTGCTGGGCGGGATGTCCTCGCGTACAGGCCGCAAGTACGGCCCCCAGTAG
- a CDS encoding MOSC domain-containing protein has translation MRLISVNLGRATAVDYTDAEAGLTGIGKRPVPGPVHVTAPGSKAAGLGSGLAGDAVCDRRHHGGDHQAVYAYAREDLDLWERELDRELPGGLFGENFTTSGVDLNTARLGERWRVGSDLVLEVASARIPCRTFQGAMGEAGWVKRFTREARPGAYLRVIEEGSVSPGDPIEIIHRPAHEVTVQLWFRAFTTERTLLPLTLAAGEAMEPEAHERVRLYVEKYGAGAGAR, from the coding sequence ATGCGATTGATCTCTGTGAACCTCGGCCGCGCCACGGCCGTCGACTACACGGACGCGGAGGCCGGGCTGACGGGCATCGGCAAGCGCCCCGTCCCCGGACCGGTCCACGTCACCGCCCCCGGCTCCAAGGCGGCCGGCCTCGGCAGCGGCCTGGCGGGCGACGCCGTCTGCGACAGGCGCCACCACGGCGGCGACCACCAGGCCGTCTACGCGTACGCCCGCGAGGACCTCGACCTGTGGGAGCGCGAGCTGGACCGCGAACTGCCCGGCGGGCTCTTCGGCGAGAACTTCACGACCTCCGGCGTCGACCTGAACACCGCGCGGCTGGGCGAACGCTGGCGGGTCGGCTCGGACCTCGTCCTGGAAGTGGCCTCGGCCCGCATCCCGTGCCGGACCTTCCAGGGAGCCATGGGCGAGGCCGGCTGGGTCAAGCGGTTCACGCGGGAGGCCCGGCCGGGTGCGTATCTACGGGTGATCGAGGAAGGCTCGGTCTCCCCCGGCGACCCGATCGAGATCATCCACCGGCCGGCCCACGAGGTGACCGTGCAGCTGTGGTTCCGCGCCTTCACCACCGAGCGGACCCTGCTGCCGCTCACCCTGGCGGCGGGCGAGGCGATGGAGCCGGAGGCCCACGAGCGGGTTCGCCTGTACGTGGAGAAGTACGGGGCGGGGGCCGGGGCGAGGTAG
- a CDS encoding WhiB family transcriptional regulator, whose amino-acid sequence MADFSRLPGPNADLWDWQLLAACRGVDSSLFFHPEGERGAARSAREASAKEVCMRCPVRSECAAHALAVREPYGVWGGLTEDEREELMGRARHRLIPASSAIGPIAPN is encoded by the coding sequence ATGGCAGATTTCTCCCGCCTCCCCGGACCGAACGCCGACCTCTGGGACTGGCAGCTGCTAGCCGCCTGCCGCGGGGTCGACAGCTCCCTCTTCTTCCATCCGGAAGGCGAGCGGGGCGCGGCCAGGAGCGCGCGCGAGGCCTCGGCTAAAGAGGTCTGCATGAGATGCCCGGTGCGTTCTGAATGCGCCGCGCACGCACTCGCCGTCCGAGAGCCCTACGGGGTGTGGGGCGGCCTCACCGAGGACGAGCGCGAGGAACTGATGGGCCGCGCCCGGCACCGCCTGATCCCCGCGTCGAGTGCGATCGGACCGATCGCGCCGAACTGA
- a CDS encoding response regulator transcription factor, translating to MTSVLVCDDSPLAREALRRAVATVPGVERVTTAANGEEVLRRWGADRSDLILMDVRMPGLGGVETVRRLLSADPGARIIMLTVAEDLDGVALAVAAGARGYLHKDASRAELRATVTQALADPTWRLAPRRLRSAEMGAAPTLTAREIQVLEGMSHGRSNAEIGRELFLSEDTVKTHARRLFKKLGASDRAHAVALGFRWGLVR from the coding sequence ATGACATCCGTCCTCGTCTGCGACGACTCCCCGCTTGCCCGAGAGGCGCTCCGTCGCGCGGTTGCCACCGTGCCCGGCGTCGAGCGTGTGACGACGGCTGCCAACGGCGAGGAAGTCCTCCGCCGCTGGGGCGCCGACCGCTCCGACCTGATTCTGATGGATGTACGGATGCCCGGGCTGGGCGGTGTGGAGACGGTCCGCCGACTGCTCTCGGCCGACCCCGGCGCCCGCATCATCATGCTGACGGTCGCCGAGGACCTGGACGGAGTGGCCCTCGCGGTCGCCGCCGGCGCCCGCGGGTACCTGCACAAGGACGCCTCGCGCGCCGAACTGCGGGCCACGGTCACCCAGGCCCTCGCCGACCCGACCTGGCGACTGGCACCGCGCCGGCTCCGCTCGGCCGAGATGGGCGCCGCGCCCACGCTCACCGCGCGCGAGATCCAGGTACTGGAGGGCATGAGCCACGGCCGGTCCAACGCGGAGATCGGGCGCGAGCTCTTCCTCTCCGAGGACACGGTCAAGACGCACGCCCGCCGTCTGTTCAAGAAGCTCGGCGCCTCGGACCGCGCGCACGCCGTGGCCCTCGGTTTCCGCTGGGGTCTGGTCCGCTGA
- a CDS encoding sigma-70 family RNA polymerase sigma factor encodes MRDDEALGSPAATGPTGAAKGGSAGGVSALVRRAVEGDEQATHDLLAFVHPLAIRYCRTRLSRLPGDARHFVEDLAQEVCVAVLMALPRYRDTGRPFEAFVFAIAAHKVADLQRAAMRHPGSTAVPSDEMPERPDDSLGPEERALLSSDAAWAKKLLANLPENQRELLVLRVAVGLTAEETGQMLGMSPGAVRVAQHRALSRLRALAEQ; translated from the coding sequence ATGCGCGACGACGAGGCCCTGGGGTCACCCGCGGCCACAGGCCCGACCGGCGCCGCCAAAGGCGGCAGTGCCGGGGGCGTCAGCGCGCTCGTACGCAGGGCGGTGGAGGGCGACGAGCAGGCCACGCACGACCTGCTCGCCTTCGTGCACCCCCTCGCGATCCGCTACTGCCGCACCCGGCTCTCGCGATTGCCGGGTGACGCTCGTCACTTCGTGGAAGACCTGGCGCAGGAGGTGTGCGTCGCCGTCCTGATGGCGCTGCCGCGCTACCGGGACACCGGGCGGCCCTTCGAGGCCTTCGTCTTCGCGATCGCCGCACACAAGGTCGCCGACCTGCAGCGGGCCGCCATGCGGCACCCGGGCAGCACCGCCGTGCCCTCCGACGAGATGCCGGAGCGGCCCGACGACTCGCTGGGCCCCGAGGAGCGCGCGCTGCTGAGCAGCGACGCGGCCTGGGCCAAGAAGCTGCTGGCCAATCTTCCGGAGAACCAGCGCGAGCTCCTCGTGCTGCGGGTGGCCGTCGGGCTGACCGCGGAGGAGACCGGGCAGATGCTCGGCATGTCCCCGGGGGCCGTGCGCGTGGCCCAGCACCGCGCGCTCAGCCGGCTGCGGGCCCTCGCCGAGCAGTAG